The following proteins are co-located in the Pomacea canaliculata isolate SZHN2017 linkage group LG10, ASM307304v1, whole genome shotgun sequence genome:
- the LOC112573329 gene encoding uncharacterized protein LOC112573329, with amino-acid sequence MNLDTCVSTLRLRLTVLSWIWLVMLDLSPGLSTSSTSTASTDTSNNNILTGWRLIALIAGSSCLLILLLSVCICFCHWRRRKAKRRKNMLRDPAEANLNVESAEDGVYLRRMDSTSAKQYLHSMVCSVYSWGSDFDVNPEGATAAAHQNGDASSRGASMHLYDNLETLKQARGSSATPPPRPPKKGHSAGGHYLNVAEQLRRQR; translated from the exons ATGAACTTGGACACCTGTGTGAGTACACTGCGGTTACGACTGACTGTACTGTCGTGGATCTGGCTAGTCATGCTGGACTTATCACCGGGATTATCAACTTCATCGACATCTACGGCATCGACAG ACACTAGCAACAACAATATCCTGACAGGATGGCGGCTGATCGCATTAATTGCTGGCTCTTCCTGTCTACTTATACTGTTGTTGTCAGTCTGCATTTGCTTTTGTCATTGGCGACGACGGAAAGCTAAAAG ACGTAAAAATATGCTTCGTGACCCCGCTGAAGCTAACCTCAACGTCGAAAGCGCCGAGGACGGCGTCTACCTGCGGCGAATGGACAGCACCAGTGCCAAGCAGTATCTGCACAGCATGGTCTGCAGCGTGTACAGCTGGGGGTCAGACTTCGACGTCAACCCCGAGGGCGCCACGGCCGCCGCGCATCAGAACGGTGACGCCAGCAGTCGCGGGGCCAGCATGCATCTGTACGACAACCTTGAAACATTAAAGCAGGCTCGCGGCTCATCTGCCACTCCACCGCCTAGACCCCCGAAAAAGGGACACAGTGCTGGAGGTCACTACCTCAATGTGGCTGAACAGCTGCGGCGACAGcgctga